A genomic window from Pyxicephalus adspersus chromosome 2, UCB_Pads_2.0, whole genome shotgun sequence includes:
- the PHLDA1 gene encoding pleckstrin homology-like domain family A member 1 isoform X2, with protein MLESSCKVVKEGLLEKRSDGLLQLWKKKRCLLTEEGLLLIPPKQLEQPAHSSPEPARIKELHFSNMKTVDCVERKGKYVYFTVVMAEGREIDFRCPQDEGWNAEITLQMVQYKNRQAILAVKSTRQKQQHLVQQHGHRIRSTSNSA; from the coding sequence ATGTTGGAGAGCAGCTGCAAGGTGGTGAAAGAAGGACTTCTGGAGAAGAGGAGCGACGGCTTGCTGCAGCTGTGGAAGAAGAAGCGGTGCCTGCTGACAGAGGAAGGGCTGCTCCTCATCCCCCCCAAACAGCTGGAGCAGCCGGCACACAGCTCCCCGGAGCCCGCCCGCATCAAGGAGCTGCACTTCTCCAACATGAAGACGGTGGATTGTGTGGAGAGGAAAGGCAAATACGTCTATTTCACCGTGGTCATGGCAGAGGGCAGGGAGATTGATTTTCGGTGCCCGCAGGACGAGGGCTGGAATGCAGAGATCACATTGCAGATGGTGCAATATAAAAACAGACAAGCCATCCTAGCCGTCAAATCCACCCGACAGAAACAGCAACATCTGGTCCAGCAGCATGGACACCGCATCAGAAGCACCTCCAACTCAGCATAG
- the PHLDA1 gene encoding pleckstrin homology-like domain family A member 1 isoform X1, with product MIPFQVLLSHWLLVLKRSHSSLGRAACHRLLLSPAAARRMLESSCKVVKEGLLEKRSDGLLQLWKKKRCLLTEEGLLLIPPKQLEQPAHSSPEPARIKELHFSNMKTVDCVERKGKYVYFTVVMAEGREIDFRCPQDEGWNAEITLQMVQYKNRQAILAVKSTRQKQQHLVQQHGHRIRSTSNSA from the coding sequence ATGATTCCCTTTCAGGTCCTGCTCTCACATTGGCTCCTCGTACTGAAGCGCTCCCATAGCTCGCTAGGCAGAGCGGCTTGTCATCGCTTGCTTTTGTCTCCGGCGGCAGCGAGGAGGATGTTGGAGAGCAGCTGCAAGGTGGTGAAAGAAGGACTTCTGGAGAAGAGGAGCGACGGCTTGCTGCAGCTGTGGAAGAAGAAGCGGTGCCTGCTGACAGAGGAAGGGCTGCTCCTCATCCCCCCCAAACAGCTGGAGCAGCCGGCACACAGCTCCCCGGAGCCCGCCCGCATCAAGGAGCTGCACTTCTCCAACATGAAGACGGTGGATTGTGTGGAGAGGAAAGGCAAATACGTCTATTTCACCGTGGTCATGGCAGAGGGCAGGGAGATTGATTTTCGGTGCCCGCAGGACGAGGGCTGGAATGCAGAGATCACATTGCAGATGGTGCAATATAAAAACAGACAAGCCATCCTAGCCGTCAAATCCACCCGACAGAAACAGCAACATCTGGTCCAGCAGCATGGACACCGCATCAGAAGCACCTCCAACTCAGCATAG